From the genome of Streptomyces sp. NBC_01341, one region includes:
- a CDS encoding Clp protease N-terminal domain-containing protein, whose amino-acid sequence MFERFTKGARAAVTGAVTHAERAGAGAITEEYLLFSLLDQEGSRASFAVAALGLTDRRASIEAAFAETRRRGGLTKADTEALADLGIDVTEVVARVEDAHGAGVLAGDRRSRRWWSAQRPFTAGAKSVLEKSLRIALGRRDRFIGEEHLLLALTACPGVVAEVLADHGATYTTVERALYGGDGHGQAMAG is encoded by the coding sequence ATGTTCGAGCGGTTCACCAAGGGGGCCCGGGCCGCGGTGACGGGCGCCGTGACCCACGCCGAGCGGGCCGGAGCGGGCGCGATCACGGAGGAGTACCTGCTGTTCTCCTTGCTGGACCAGGAGGGCAGCCGGGCCTCGTTCGCCGTGGCCGCGCTCGGGCTCACCGATCGCAGGGCCTCGATCGAGGCGGCGTTCGCGGAGACGCGTCGCCGCGGCGGGCTCACCAAGGCCGACACGGAGGCACTCGCGGACCTCGGCATCGACGTCACCGAGGTCGTGGCCCGGGTCGAGGACGCGCACGGCGCAGGCGTCCTTGCGGGGGACCGCAGGAGCCGCCGATGGTGGTCGGCGCAACGGCCTTTCACGGCCGGAGCGAAGAGCGTGCTGGAGAAGTCGCTGCGCATCGCCCTGGGCCGTCGTGACCGCTTCATCGGCGAGGAACACCTGTTGCTCGCGCTGACGGCCTGCCCCGGAGTGGTCGCCGAGGTGCTCGCCGACCACGGTGCGACGTACACGACTGTGGAGCGCGCACTCTACGGAGGCGACGGACACGGGCAGGCCATGGCCGGCTGA
- a CDS encoding helix-turn-helix domain-containing protein, with amino-acid sequence MTEATDLAARAGDHDPRVGLRAVAALRRLLEQLEAVQVRSARAKGWSWQEIAAELGVSRQAVHKKYGRH; translated from the coding sequence ATGACCGAAGCGACGGACCTTGCCGCCCGTGCCGGCGACCACGACCCGCGTGTCGGGCTCCGCGCGGTCGCCGCGCTGCGGCGGCTGCTGGAACAACTCGAAGCCGTCCAGGTGAGAAGCGCCCGCGCGAAGGGCTGGTCCTGGCAGGAGATCGCTGCCGAGCTGGGTGTCAGCAGGCAGGCCGTGCACAAGAAGTACGGGAGGCATTGA
- a CDS encoding DUF6104 family protein, which translates to MYFTDRGIEELEKRRGEEEVTFEWLAEQLRTFVDLNPDFEVPVERLATWLARLDDDEDE; encoded by the coding sequence ATGTACTTCACGGACCGTGGCATCGAGGAACTGGAGAAGCGGCGCGGCGAGGAGGAGGTCACCTTCGAGTGGCTCGCCGAGCAGCTTCGTACGTTCGTCGACCTCAACCCCGACTTCGAGGTCCCCGTCGAGCGCCTCGCGACCTGGCTCGCGCGCCTGGACGACGACGAGGACGAGTAG
- a CDS encoding DUF4097 family beta strand repeat-containing protein — MPESTWTVAEPQKLTFDEPVTALKVRIVDGVINVVGTDEPTARLEVSGIDGPPLIVTQRDGVLTVAYEDLPWQGLLTWLDRRSSRRSAAVSLAVPAGAAVEVGVIGADAVVSGIRGRTELRGISGDSTLVGLDGVVRAETVSGGLEAQNVTGDLRFQSVSGDLTVVDGAGTSVRAESVTGHMVLDLDTSPRPTDIRLTSVSGAIAIRLPHPADAKVEANTASGTVSNAFEDLRVGGQWGAKKITGTLGAGTGKLKATTVSGSIALLRRPPAQDESHDSEPTGKVL; from the coding sequence ATGCCCGAGTCGACGTGGACCGTCGCCGAGCCCCAGAAGCTCACCTTCGACGAGCCGGTCACCGCACTCAAGGTGCGCATCGTCGACGGCGTGATCAATGTCGTCGGCACCGACGAGCCGACAGCCCGGCTGGAGGTGTCCGGGATCGACGGTCCGCCCTTGATCGTCACGCAGCGGGACGGCGTGCTGACCGTCGCCTACGAGGATCTGCCGTGGCAGGGACTCCTCACCTGGCTCGACCGCAGGTCCTCGCGGCGCAGTGCCGCCGTGTCCCTCGCCGTCCCGGCGGGCGCGGCCGTGGAAGTGGGCGTGATCGGCGCCGATGCCGTCGTCTCGGGCATCCGGGGGCGCACGGAACTCCGGGGCATCTCCGGCGACAGCACCCTGGTCGGGCTCGACGGAGTCGTCCGCGCCGAGACCGTGTCCGGCGGCCTGGAGGCGCAGAACGTCACCGGTGACCTCCGGTTCCAGTCCGTGTCGGGCGATCTGACGGTCGTCGACGGTGCGGGCACCTCGGTGCGGGCGGAGTCCGTCACAGGCCACATGGTCCTCGACCTGGATACCTCACCGAGGCCGACGGACATCAGGCTGACCTCGGTCTCCGGCGCGATCGCCATCCGTCTGCCTCACCCGGCGGACGCGAAGGTCGAGGCGAACACGGCGAGCGGCACCGTCTCCAACGCTTTCGAGGACCTGCGGGTCGGCGGCCAGTGGGGAGCGAAGAAGATCACCGGCACACTCGGTGCGGGCACGGGCAAGCTGAAGGCGACGACCGTCTCGGGCTCCATCGCGCTCCTGCGCCGCCCACCCGCGCAGGACGAGTCCCACGACAGCGAGCCGACCGGAAAGGTGCTCTGA
- a CDS encoding PadR family transcriptional regulator, which translates to MPPVFAHGRLRLYLLKLLDEAPRHGYEVIRLLEERFQGLYAPSAGTVYPRLAKLEAEGLVTHATEGGRKVYSITDAGRAELAGRGGELADLELEIRESVSELAAEIRDDVRGAAGQLRSEMRAAASESRRPSGSGRSGWDPGPGDKEAWRTAKEELRKAKQEWKEQARRAKDESRRAREDAEQARRQAKEAHEKAREQMQNAARQVQEHFARGDWPKGVQEGLAEITSRLGSFAGTGTWPHYTRPAPEEPHVEWAADAASSGDPGRDLDRLLDRFRDDIRDAARDRGVTEDQLAEARSHLSAAATRIEALLRAPAGTDGASRDHNGS; encoded by the coding sequence ATGCCCCCCGTATTCGCCCACGGCCGTCTGCGCCTCTACCTCCTCAAGCTGCTGGACGAGGCCCCCCGCCACGGCTACGAGGTGATCAGGCTTCTGGAGGAGCGATTCCAGGGTCTGTACGCACCGTCGGCCGGCACGGTCTATCCGCGGCTCGCGAAGCTGGAGGCGGAGGGCCTGGTCACCCACGCCACCGAGGGCGGCCGCAAGGTCTATTCGATCACCGACGCGGGGCGGGCCGAGCTGGCGGGCCGGGGCGGCGAGCTGGCCGATCTGGAGCTGGAGATCCGCGAGTCGGTCTCGGAGCTGGCCGCCGAGATACGCGACGACGTGCGCGGCGCGGCGGGGCAGCTCCGCAGTGAGATGCGCGCGGCGGCCTCCGAGTCCCGCCGCCCCTCCGGCAGCGGCCGGTCCGGCTGGGACCCCGGCCCGGGCGACAAGGAGGCCTGGCGGACGGCGAAGGAGGAGCTGCGCAAGGCCAAGCAGGAGTGGAAGGAACAGGCCCGCAGAGCGAAGGACGAGTCCCGCCGCGCCCGTGAGGACGCCGAGCAGGCCCGCCGTCAGGCCAAGGAGGCACACGAGAAGGCGCGGGAGCAGATGCAGAACGCCGCCCGGCAGGTGCAGGAGCACTTCGCGCGGGGCGACTGGCCCAAGGGCGTACAGGAAGGGCTGGCCGAGATCACCAGCCGGCTCGGCAGCTTCGCGGGCACGGGCACCTGGCCGCATTACACCAGGCCCGCCCCGGAGGAGCCGCACGTCGAGTGGGCGGCCGACGCCGCGTCCAGCGGCGATCCCGGCCGGGACCTGGACCGGCTCCTGGACCGCTTCCGCGACGACATCCGGGACGCGGCGCGGGACAGGGGCGTCACCGAGGACCAGCTCGCCGAGGCTCGTAGCCATCTGTCGGCGGCCGCGACACGGATCGAAGCCCTTCTGCGGGCACCTGCGGGCACAGACGGCGCATCCCGGGACCACAACGGCTCCTGA